One genomic window of Bradyrhizobium sp. B124 includes the following:
- a CDS encoding aldose epimerase family protein: MTSANFACAPFGKLPDGTVVERVTLRGEHGFEASILPFGATLQTLLVPDRGGHCDDVVLGHDEFDGYLAQRKFFGATIGRYANRIAGARFMLDGETVKLDANNGPNALHGGLQGFDRKLWRIAELSDQPGPALVLERESPHGEEGYPGNLQTRVTYRVRAPMELAVTYEATTDRPTYVNLTNHSFFNLDSARSGTQILDHRLTIASDHFLAVDATAIPLSGPPRPVDGTPFDFREPTAIGARIRMNDEQLRLGRGYDHNFCLASGTGLRFAARLEAPLSGRVMELFTDQPGLQFYSGNFLDGSSAGKSDRLYRQSDALCLEPHAWPDTPNRPDFPSARLDPGQIYRRTAIYRFSTM; the protein is encoded by the coding sequence ATGACATCAGCCAACTTTGCTTGCGCGCCCTTCGGCAAATTGCCCGACGGCACCGTGGTCGAGCGCGTGACGCTGCGCGGCGAACACGGCTTCGAGGCCAGCATCCTTCCCTTCGGCGCCACGCTGCAAACGCTGCTCGTGCCCGATCGCGGCGGGCATTGCGACGACGTCGTGCTGGGTCACGACGAGTTCGACGGCTATCTCGCGCAGCGCAAATTCTTCGGCGCGACCATCGGGCGCTACGCCAACCGGATCGCCGGCGCGCGCTTCATGCTCGATGGCGAGACGGTGAAACTCGACGCCAACAACGGCCCCAACGCGCTGCATGGTGGCCTGCAGGGCTTTGATCGCAAGCTGTGGCGGATCGCCGAACTATCCGATCAACCGGGTCCGGCGCTGGTGCTGGAGCGCGAAAGCCCGCATGGCGAAGAGGGCTATCCGGGCAATCTTCAGACCCGCGTGACCTATCGCGTGCGCGCCCCGATGGAACTCGCGGTCACCTACGAGGCGACCACCGACCGGCCAACCTACGTCAATCTCACCAATCACAGCTTCTTCAATCTCGACAGCGCACGCTCGGGCACGCAGATCCTCGATCATAGGCTGACGATCGCGTCAGACCATTTCCTCGCGGTCGACGCCACCGCGATCCCGCTATCGGGGCCGCCGCGGCCGGTTGACGGCACGCCGTTCGACTTCCGCGAGCCCACCGCGATCGGTGCGCGGATCAGGATGAATGACGAGCAGCTGCGGCTCGGGCGCGGCTACGACCACAATTTCTGTCTGGCCTCCGGGACAGGCCTTCGCTTCGCCGCGCGCCTCGAGGCGCCGCTCAGCGGCCGCGTGATGGAGCTGTTCACCGATCAGCCGGGGCTGCAGTTCTATTCCGGCAATTTCCTCGACGGCTCGAGCGCCGGCAAGAGCGATCGGCTCTATCGCCAATCCGACGCGCTCTGTCTCGAGCCGCACGCCTGGCCGGATACGCCGAACCGGCCCGACTTCCCGTCGGCGCGGCTCGATCCCGGGCAGATCTATCGGCGAACTGCAATTTATCGATTTTCGACCATGTGA
- a CDS encoding Gfo/Idh/MocA family oxidoreductase, with product MSDLLRIAIVGFGEIACRQHVPAIAKTSGAALVAVADPAKAPSGLPHFRDLQELLRDGPEIDAVALCTPPQARHAQAAAALAAGKHVLLEKPPGATLSELTPLIAAAAEAGRTLFATWHSRYAPAVGPARKLLAGRTINKVTIIWKQDVRVWHPGQAWIFEAGGFGVFDPGINALSILTEILPCPVFVRSAMLDVPSNREAPIAAAIELSDENGLPIHAEFDFRQTGPPSWDILCETEAGPVTLSKGGRQLRDGNRLVVDATDEEYPALYRRFVALTSDGKSDVDLAPLRLVADSFMLGRRRLVEAFGD from the coding sequence ATGAGCGATCTGCTTCGCATCGCCATCGTCGGTTTCGGGGAGATCGCGTGCCGGCAACACGTGCCTGCGATCGCGAAGACATCCGGCGCCGCACTCGTCGCGGTGGCCGATCCCGCCAAGGCCCCGTCCGGCCTGCCGCATTTCCGCGACTTGCAGGAGTTGTTGCGCGACGGGCCGGAGATCGATGCGGTTGCGCTGTGCACACCGCCGCAGGCGCGTCACGCGCAGGCCGCCGCTGCGCTTGCTGCTGGCAAGCACGTGCTGCTGGAGAAGCCGCCGGGCGCCACGTTAAGCGAACTCACGCCGTTGATCGCGGCCGCGGCCGAGGCGGGCCGGACATTGTTTGCGACATGGCATTCGCGCTACGCACCCGCGGTTGGACCGGCGCGGAAACTGCTCGCCGGCCGCACGATCAACAAGGTGACCATCATCTGGAAGCAAGACGTCCGCGTCTGGCATCCAGGCCAAGCCTGGATCTTCGAGGCCGGTGGCTTCGGCGTGTTCGATCCCGGCATCAACGCGCTGTCGATCCTGACTGAGATCCTGCCGTGTCCAGTCTTTGTCAGGAGCGCGATGTTGGACGTTCCTTCCAACCGGGAGGCGCCGATTGCCGCAGCAATCGAACTGTCCGATGAAAACGGCCTGCCGATCCACGCCGAGTTCGATTTTCGCCAGACTGGGCCGCCGAGCTGGGACATCCTGTGCGAGACCGAGGCCGGGCCTGTGACGCTGTCGAAAGGCGGACGGCAGCTGCGCGACGGCAACAGGTTGGTGGTCGATGCCACGGATGAGGAATATCCCGCGCTGTACCGCCGCTTCGTTGCGCTGACGTCGGACGGAAAATCCGACGTCGACCTCGCGCCCTTGCGGCTCGTCGCCGATAGCTTCATGCTGGGGCGACGGCGCCTTGTCGAGGCGTTCGGGGACTGA
- a CDS encoding histone deacetylase family protein — protein MKAVYSDLHRSHDPQFFLVRGVVQRTTEQPERADRLLAGLKAGKHTLIEPTKFGQGPRARVHSPEYLSFLADAWDEWSALGNAGPEMIANMHPVRNAGTYPTHIVGKLGWHTVDTAAPIGPGTWAGACASSDVAVTAAQMVLDDEDAVYALCRPPGHHAYRDLAGGFCFLNNSAIAAEHLRQKHERVAILDVDVHHGNGTQGIFYERPDVFTVSIHADPSFFYPFVWGYAHERGAGAGLGTNLNIPLAKGTGDDDYIKALAAAEKAIRSFAPTALVVALGLDASEKDPLAGLAVTTDGFRRIGEALARFGLPTVLVQEGGYLSDILGANLAAVLGGFEAAR, from the coding sequence GTGAAGGCCGTCTACAGTGATCTGCACCGCAGCCATGATCCGCAATTCTTCCTGGTCCGCGGTGTGGTCCAGCGCACCACCGAGCAGCCCGAGCGCGCCGACCGCCTGCTGGCGGGCCTGAAGGCCGGCAAGCACACGCTGATCGAGCCGACCAAATTCGGGCAGGGCCCGCGGGCGCGGGTGCACAGTCCGGAATATCTGAGCTTTCTCGCCGATGCCTGGGACGAATGGTCGGCGCTCGGCAATGCCGGGCCGGAGATGATCGCGAACATGCATCCGGTGCGCAACGCCGGCACCTATCCCACCCACATCGTCGGCAAGCTCGGCTGGCATACGGTCGACACCGCGGCTCCGATCGGACCCGGCACCTGGGCCGGCGCCTGCGCCTCGAGCGACGTCGCGGTCACCGCGGCGCAGATGGTGCTCGACGACGAGGACGCCGTCTACGCGCTGTGCCGTCCGCCCGGTCACCACGCCTATCGCGATCTCGCCGGCGGCTTCTGCTTCCTCAACAACAGCGCGATCGCGGCCGAGCATCTGCGCCAGAAGCACGAGCGCGTCGCGATCCTCGATGTCGACGTGCATCACGGCAACGGCACGCAGGGCATCTTCTACGAGCGGCCGGACGTCTTCACTGTCTCGATCCACGCCGATCCGTCGTTCTTCTACCCGTTCGTCTGGGGCTATGCGCATGAGCGCGGCGCGGGGGCCGGCCTTGGCACCAATCTCAACATTCCCCTCGCCAAGGGCACCGGCGACGACGATTACATCAAGGCGCTCGCGGCGGCCGAGAAGGCGATCCGTTCCTTCGCGCCGACCGCGCTCGTGGTCGCGCTCGGCCTCGACGCCTCCGAGAAGGACCCGCTCGCGGGCCTCGCCGTCACCACCGACGGCTTCCGCCGGATCGGCGAGGCGCTCGCCCGTTTCGGCCTGCCGACCGTGCTGGTGCAGGAGGGCGGCTATCTCTCCGACATCCTCGGTGCCAACCTGGCGGCGGTGCTCGGCGGATTCGAGGCCGCGCGCTAG
- a CDS encoding TetR/AcrR family transcriptional regulator — protein sequence MAGSKAETEDTTAGRRGRPRSAATTAAILHSAYALMATTGLAATTIDAIARHSNVSKMTIYKWWPSREALLIDAFLDQASRAVPLPEAGHPVARIRRHVATYVEALQGEFGRVQLAVISECISQTGTAELFYERYLGLRRARMLEIIAAGQKDGSIGAPGVPGDIYDAIYGSLFYRYVFGIKPLTPAYARNLVNLVLRPHAEA from the coding sequence ATGGCGGGAAGCAAGGCGGAGACGGAGGATACGACAGCGGGGCGGCGCGGCCGGCCGCGCTCTGCCGCGACCACGGCCGCGATCCTGCACAGCGCCTATGCGCTGATGGCGACCACCGGCCTTGCCGCCACCACCATCGACGCGATCGCCAGACATTCCAACGTCTCGAAGATGACGATCTACAAATGGTGGCCGTCGCGCGAGGCCTTGCTGATCGATGCCTTCCTCGACCAGGCCTCGCGCGCGGTGCCGCTGCCTGAAGCGGGCCATCCGGTGGCCCGCATCCGCCGCCACGTCGCGACCTATGTCGAGGCGTTGCAGGGCGAGTTCGGGCGGGTGCAGCTCGCGGTGATCTCGGAATGCATCTCGCAGACCGGCACGGCGGAATTGTTTTACGAGCGCTACCTCGGCCTTCGTCGCGCCAGGATGCTGGAAATCATCGCCGCCGGCCAGAAGGACGGCAGCATCGGCGCGCCGGGCGTCCCCGGCGATATCTATGACGCGATCTACGGCAGCCTGTTCTATCGCTATGTCTTCGGCATCAAGCCGCTGACGCCGGCCTATGCCCGTAACCTCGTCAATCTGGTGCTGCGGCCGCACGCCGAGGCGTGA